One window from the genome of Salvelinus sp. IW2-2015 linkage group LG30, ASM291031v2, whole genome shotgun sequence encodes:
- the LOC111954884 gene encoding fMet-Leu-Phe receptor-like, whose protein sequence is MTPNATLPFVLVTSAARDDKAKVVDIEAIMNNLIIVLYTLTIVLGTTGNSVVIWVAGFKLKPTVTNVWLVNLAVADLIFCXSRVLSLTKKLFFNYWPFGIFLCKFNGFFKYANMFCSVFLLAVISMDRTLCVWHPVFTKRRRTICAARLVSAGVWAVAAILSAPYFTYRQVYPGKNNLSRCSLDVKESTKGANSAKLALYLMRFLCGFLLPFLIILCCYILAGLGIRRTRLLGKSRPLRILASLVCAFFLCWAPYHCLLLVKMVNSNSKVVKVGLTGATGFAYFNSCVNPLLYFCMGLDMRGSRFRQSLAGVYRRALADDRDGRSTQSNERTVDDSSGSASRLAMVNVANVSLK, encoded by the coding sequence ATGACACCAAACGCCACACTTCCGTTCGTCCTCGTCACCTCAGCCGCCCGAGATGACAAAGCCAAGGTGGTGGACATCGAGGCCATCATGAACAACTTAATCATTGTCCTTTACACGCTGACCATTGTATTGGGCACCACGGGCAACTCTGTAGTCATCTGGGTGGCAGGCTTCAAGCTCAAGCCCACCGTCACCAATGTGTGGCTGGTCAACCTGGCCGTGGCCGACCTCATCTTCTGCRTGAGCCGTGTGCTCTCGCTGACCAAGAAGCTCTTCTTCAACTACTGGCCGTTCGGCATCTTCTTATGCAAGTTCAATGGCTTCTTCAAGTATGCCAACATGTTCTGCAGTGTGTTCCTGCTCGCCGTCATCAGCATGGACCGCACGCTCTGTGTCTGGCACCCCGTCTTTACCAAACGGCGTAGGACGATCTGCGCCGCCCGCCTGGTGAGCGCCGGCGTGTGGGCWGTGGCGGCCATTTTGAGCGCCCCCTACTTCACCTACCGCCAGGTTTACCCCGGCAAGAACAACCTGAGCAGGTGCTCGCTAGATGTCAAGGAGTCAACGAAAGGTGCTAACAGCGCTAAGCTAGCGCTCTACCTAATGCGCTTCCTATGCGGTTTCCTGCTTCCTTTCCTCATCATCCTCTGCTGCTACATCCTAGCAGGGTTAGGCATCCGACGCACCCGCCTGTTGGGCAAGTCACGTCCCCTTCGTATCTTGGCATCGCTGGTCTGTGCCTTCTTCCTGTGCTGGGCGCCCTACCACTGTCTCCTACTGGTCAAGATGGTGAACAGCAACAGTAAGGTGGTGAAGGTGGGGCTGACAGGGGCCACAGGCTTTGCCTACTTCAACAGTTGTGTGAACCCGCTGCTGTACTTCTGTATGGGGTTGGACATGAGAGGGTCGAGGTTCAGGCAGAGCTTAGCGGGGGTGTACCGCAGAGCACTAGCCGATGACAGAGATGGTCGCTCCACGCAGTCCAACGAGCGCACAGTGGACGATAGCTCTGGCTCTGCATCACGACTTGCAATGGTGAATGTGGCCAACGTCAGTCTCAAGTGA